From the genome of Flavobacterium luteolum, one region includes:
- a CDS encoding HlyD family secretion protein: MLNLSKDNNVLITPGKYKSITSVARRPHYEILNKVIIGFLIFGVACLFLPWTQNISGTGSVTTLKPDQRPQTVHNAIAGRIEKWFVKEGDYVKKGDTILYISEIKEDYLDPNLVNNTKQQVDAKKMAVESYGDKVNSLDVQAQSLNTEKQLKLQQAQNKIRQSQLKIKSDSMDLVAVKTQLRIAKTQFDRSTALNKEGLKPMTDVEQKRLKLQESEAYVITQENKLLSSKNELINARVEVSRITAEYAEKISKSRSDKFTALSTQYDTEAQVNKLENQYTNYRLRNGLYYITAPQSGYVNRALLAGLGETIKEGTPVVSIMPSKYDIAVETYVDPIDLPLVHRGAKVRVWFDGWPRIVFSGWPGLSYGTYGGKVVAIENFISPNGKYRILVSPDGEDRHWPKELSIGAGAQSIALLETVSVWYEIWRNLNGFPPNYYNSGEKEAKGKEKK, translated from the coding sequence ATGCTCAACCTATCTAAAGATAACAACGTACTTATAACGCCGGGCAAATACAAATCGATTACAAGCGTTGCCCGAAGACCTCATTACGAGATTTTAAATAAAGTCATAATCGGATTTTTGATTTTTGGTGTTGCCTGTCTTTTTTTGCCATGGACGCAGAATATATCGGGAACAGGTTCTGTCACGACTTTAAAACCAGATCAAAGACCACAAACGGTTCATAATGCCATTGCAGGACGTATCGAAAAATGGTTTGTAAAAGAAGGAGATTATGTGAAAAAAGGAGATACAATACTTTACATTTCTGAGATCAAAGAAGATTACTTGGATCCTAATTTGGTTAACAATACCAAACAGCAGGTAGACGCCAAAAAAATGGCCGTAGAATCGTATGGCGATAAAGTAAATTCGCTAGATGTTCAAGCGCAGTCTTTGAATACAGAAAAACAATTGAAATTACAGCAGGCGCAAAACAAAATTCGTCAGTCGCAACTGAAAATAAAAAGCGACAGTATGGATCTTGTTGCGGTAAAAACACAGCTTCGAATTGCAAAAACACAATTTGACCGTTCGACAGCATTAAACAAAGAAGGTCTAAAACCAATGACAGATGTCGAGCAGAAAAGATTAAAACTGCAAGAGTCTGAAGCGTATGTGATTACGCAAGAAAATAAACTGCTGAGCAGTAAAAACGAATTGATTAATGCAAGAGTAGAAGTTAGCAGAATTACTGCTGAATATGCTGAAAAAATATCAAAATCAAGAAGCGATAAATTTACCGCTTTAAGCACACAGTACGACACAGAAGCTCAGGTTAACAAACTAGAGAATCAATATACCAATTACAGGTTGAGAAACGGTTTGTACTATATTACAGCGCCACAAAGCGGTTATGTAAACCGTGCTTTATTGGCTGGTCTTGGAGAAACAATAAAAGAAGGAACTCCAGTAGTAAGCATTATGCCTTCTAAGTATGATATTGCTGTAGAAACGTATGTAGATCCAATCGATTTGCCTTTGGTGCATCGCGGGGCAAAAGTTCGTGTTTGGTTTGACGGATGGCCTAGAATTGTATTCTCTGGATGGCCTGGGTTGTCTTACGGAACTTACGGAGGTAAAGTTGTAGCGATAGAAAACTTCATTAGTCCAAACGGTAAATATAGAATTTTGGTTTCGCCAGACGGAGAAGATCGCCATTGGCCAAAAGAATTGAGTATTGGAGCTGGAGCACAAAGTATTGCATTGTTAGAAACCGTTTCGGTATGGTATGAGATTTGGCGAAACTTAAATGGTTTCCCGCCAAACTATTATAATTCAGGAGAAAAAGAAGCAAAAGGAAAGGAGAAAAAGTAA
- a CDS encoding peptidase domain-containing ABC transporter has product MTPLKRFYNLLQLDKRDVYQIIFYAAFAGIVNLSLPLGIQAIINFIQSGQLSVSWIVLVILVTVGVGFGGVLNILQLRIVENLQQRIFVRSSFEFAYRLPLIKFKEMYSEYAPEKANRFFDTLMVQKGTAKLLLDFCTAFLQVGLGIILLVLYHSFFMVIGLLFIVILYVIFKFSYKDGLETSLNESKFKYKVAAWLQEIARNRESFRRKGAFEYALDRNDGYVTSYVNYREKHFQVMKKQYIQLTIFKVIVTAALLSIGGFLVIHHQMNIGQFVAAEIVIVLLINSVEKIIFGLESFYDVLTSVEKIGQVTDMETSCIPQTSGKTENGINIETESINYHYPEHNKKSLKNINLKISQGEKIILTGTNGAGKSTLLRLLSGVLEPVSGAMYVTDNYMNRLNEDTYRAQAGTFLQGDTLFAGTIRENIVFGNEELNSDDLKWALDNVGLTPYIKTFENGLENQIHPGGRELSASDVQKILLARSIVGKPNILFLEDPVDKMDEITSSKIVDFLLSEENDWTVIVTSKNDIWKSKCSRMITIDDGKIINDIKL; this is encoded by the coding sequence ATGACACCACTCAAACGATTTTACAACTTATTGCAGCTAGATAAGCGCGATGTTTATCAAATTATCTTCTATGCTGCGTTTGCAGGGATAGTAAATCTTTCTCTGCCTTTGGGAATTCAGGCCATTATTAATTTTATTCAAAGCGGACAGCTAAGCGTTTCATGGATTGTTCTCGTGATTCTGGTTACGGTTGGTGTTGGTTTTGGAGGAGTGCTGAACATTTTACAGCTGCGTATTGTAGAAAATCTGCAGCAGCGAATTTTTGTTCGTTCCTCGTTTGAATTTGCCTACAGATTGCCCTTAATTAAATTTAAAGAAATGTACTCAGAGTACGCTCCAGAAAAAGCAAATCGTTTTTTTGATACTTTGATGGTCCAGAAAGGAACAGCAAAATTGCTGCTGGATTTCTGCACCGCATTCCTACAGGTAGGTTTGGGAATTATTCTTTTGGTTCTTTACCATTCATTCTTTATGGTGATCGGACTTCTTTTTATTGTCATTTTATATGTCATTTTTAAATTTTCGTACAAAGACGGTTTAGAAACCAGTTTAAACGAATCGAAATTTAAATATAAAGTTGCAGCATGGCTTCAGGAAATTGCGCGAAATAGAGAAAGTTTCCGCAGAAAAGGAGCTTTTGAATATGCTTTGGACAGAAACGACGGCTACGTAACCAGCTATGTAAATTACCGAGAAAAACACTTTCAGGTAATGAAGAAACAATATATTCAGCTGACTATTTTTAAAGTAATTGTTACTGCTGCCTTATTATCGATCGGTGGTTTTCTGGTAATTCACCACCAAATGAACATAGGGCAGTTCGTAGCAGCTGAAATCGTAATTGTATTATTAATCAACTCGGTAGAAAAAATCATCTTCGGATTGGAATCTTTTTACGATGTATTGACCTCTGTTGAAAAAATTGGCCAGGTGACCGATATGGAAACTTCATGTATTCCTCAGACTTCAGGCAAAACAGAAAACGGAATCAATATCGAAACTGAAAGCATCAATTACCATTATCCAGAGCACAATAAAAAATCGCTTAAGAATATTAATTTGAAAATTTCTCAAGGCGAAAAAATTATTCTTACCGGAACAAATGGTGCAGGAAAAAGTACTTTGCTTCGACTTCTTTCGGGAGTTTTGGAGCCAGTAAGCGGTGCTATGTATGTTACCGATAATTATATGAATCGTCTTAACGAAGATACATACAGAGCTCAGGCGGGAACTTTTTTGCAGGGCGATACACTTTTTGCAGGAACAATTCGCGAGAATATTGTTTTTGGAAATGAAGAACTAAATAGTGATGATTTAAAATGGGCTTTAGATAATGTTGGACTGACACCATACATTAAAACTTTCGAAAACGGACTGGAAAATCAAATCCATCCCGGAGGTCGTGAACTTTCTGCTTCTGATGTTCAAAAAATTCTTTTGGCCAGAAGTATTGTGGGTAAACCAAATATCTTATTCTTAGAAGATCCGGTTGATAAAATGGACGAAATAACGTCAAGTAAAATTGTTGATTTTTTACTTTCTGAAGAAAACGACTGGACTGTTATTGTAACTTCTAAAAATGATATTTGGAAAAGCAAATGCAGTCGTATGATTACGATTGATGACGGAAAAATTATTAACGACATAAAGCTTTAA
- a CDS encoding M16 family metallopeptidase gives MKYSKKISVLLLFIGSLTFAQAQNFKATDPIAVNQKIKKGLLPNGMTYYIYPTDVNKNTASYYIIQNVGSILENDQQKGLAHFLEHMAFNGTKNFEGKGILNTLQKQGAVFGRNINAYTSTDETVYNLDNIPSKDGGVVDTCLLVLHDWSNFLSLTNEEIDAERGVITEEWRTRQNARARIYNQLAPYYYNNSLYADRMPIGDMDIVKNFKYQVLKDFYKDWYRPDLQAIAIVGDINADEIEAKIKKLFADIPTPVNPKKRFEIAIPERTEPTFKLALDKEISASNISYMIRHTAEKSTNTYAELEKSTQRSLAFSILNNRLVEMAQKQECPFKSASIGYQNFSRLNDVWILNVSPKPEKQAEAFAMVMNEWVRAYKFGFSKGEIERAVTENISGYENYLEKLNEISHKDVIGMVKDDYLNHEVIADPKAEFEMVKNILKNVDTKILQEQISKLYTAQNRVVAVTGVENENNLTQEKAFDIIQKAENDASLQPYVDTFEGKTLLGNLKINSGKIVSEKKETAIDATTFVLSNGVKVHYKFADKNKKQVDLKGESFGGSSLYESQDLPSVSRASELALMSGVGELSNVDLTKVLKGKIAGSSVDVGSLKETVTAWANAKDIETMMQLVHLRFVQPRFDNQMYALMKQRLENSLKNRANDINAKMGDSLMDVVYGKNNPRILPLNQKFIDDLSFDKMKAFYLDRFADVSNFEFYIVGDVTPEVLKPLLEKYIASINGIKRKEKFKTDIPKWTSNKIDRDVFIKMETPKSSVRISFLKDLAFSQRNRILVSYLSDVLTLRYTESLREKEGGTYGAQVRGTMDKLPISKGNLQINFDCDADKVEHLLPIVYQEIDKIKKGEIAAEDIEKTRTNYLKSREDSKNFNSYSMNLIYNYFENAYDMNDPKNYVDIVKSITAKDIQEFANSFLNKADSYEVVFKPLK, from the coding sequence ATGAAATACAGCAAAAAAATATCAGTTTTACTGCTTTTTATCGGAAGTTTAACTTTCGCGCAAGCGCAAAACTTTAAAGCAACAGATCCGATTGCAGTCAACCAAAAAATAAAAAAAGGATTGCTGCCAAACGGAATGACGTATTATATTTATCCGACAGATGTCAATAAAAATACGGCAAGTTATTATATCATTCAAAACGTTGGTTCGATTTTAGAAAACGACCAGCAAAAAGGTCTGGCGCATTTCTTAGAACACATGGCGTTTAACGGAACGAAAAATTTTGAAGGAAAAGGAATTCTGAATACGCTTCAAAAACAAGGTGCTGTTTTCGGAAGAAATATCAACGCGTACACAAGCACAGACGAAACGGTTTACAACCTAGACAATATTCCATCAAAAGATGGCGGAGTTGTCGATACTTGTTTGCTGGTTTTGCACGATTGGTCTAATTTCTTATCGCTTACAAATGAAGAAATTGATGCCGAACGCGGTGTAATTACCGAAGAATGGCGTACGAGACAAAATGCAAGAGCTAGAATTTACAATCAGTTAGCGCCTTATTATTACAATAATTCGCTTTATGCAGATCGCATGCCGATTGGCGATATGGATATTGTAAAGAACTTTAAATATCAAGTTTTAAAAGATTTTTATAAAGATTGGTATCGTCCAGATTTGCAGGCAATCGCAATTGTAGGAGATATTAACGCAGACGAAATTGAAGCAAAAATCAAGAAACTTTTTGCAGATATTCCGACGCCAGTAAATCCTAAAAAGCGTTTTGAAATCGCGATTCCAGAAAGAACAGAACCAACTTTTAAACTGGCTTTAGACAAAGAAATTTCGGCTTCAAACATTAGTTATATGATTCGTCATACGGCTGAAAAATCAACAAATACTTATGCCGAATTAGAAAAATCTACTCAAAGAAGTCTTGCTTTTTCTATCCTAAATAATCGTTTGGTAGAAATGGCACAGAAACAAGAATGCCCATTTAAAAGTGCCTCAATTGGATACCAAAATTTTTCCCGTTTGAATGATGTCTGGATTTTGAATGTTTCGCCAAAACCAGAAAAACAAGCCGAAGCTTTTGCAATGGTCATGAATGAATGGGTTCGTGCGTACAAATTTGGTTTTTCTAAAGGAGAAATTGAAAGAGCGGTTACAGAAAACATTTCGGGTTACGAAAATTATTTAGAAAAACTAAATGAGATTTCGCATAAGGATGTTATCGGAATGGTGAAGGATGATTATCTAAATCACGAAGTTATTGCCGATCCTAAAGCTGAATTTGAAATGGTAAAAAACATTTTGAAAAATGTGGACACCAAAATTCTTCAAGAGCAAATCAGTAAATTATATACGGCACAAAATCGTGTTGTAGCGGTTACAGGTGTAGAAAACGAGAATAACTTAACTCAAGAAAAAGCTTTTGATATTATTCAGAAAGCCGAAAACGATGCTTCGTTACAACCTTATGTGGATACTTTTGAAGGAAAAACTCTTTTAGGAAATCTGAAAATCAATTCAGGAAAAATTGTTTCAGAGAAAAAAGAAACGGCAATTGATGCTACCACTTTTGTATTGAGCAATGGCGTAAAAGTGCATTATAAATTTGCCGATAAAAACAAGAAGCAAGTAGATCTGAAAGGTGAAAGTTTTGGAGGATCTTCTTTGTATGAATCTCAAGATTTACCATCAGTTAGTCGCGCAAGCGAATTAGCTCTAATGTCTGGAGTTGGTGAGCTGTCAAATGTTGATTTGACAAAAGTTTTAAAGGGAAAAATTGCTGGCTCTTCTGTAGATGTAGGCTCTTTGAAAGAGACTGTTACGGCATGGGCAAATGCAAAAGATATCGAAACAATGATGCAATTGGTTCATTTGCGTTTTGTGCAGCCAAGATTTGATAATCAGATGTATGCGCTTATGAAGCAAAGATTAGAAAATTCGCTTAAAAACAGGGCAAATGATATCAATGCAAAAATGGGAGACAGTTTAATGGATGTGGTTTACGGGAAAAACAATCCAAGAATTCTGCCATTGAATCAAAAATTTATCGATGATTTATCTTTTGATAAAATGAAAGCTTTCTATTTGGATCGTTTTGCAGATGTTTCAAACTTTGAATTTTATATTGTTGGAGATGTTACGCCAGAAGTTTTAAAACCTTTGTTAGAAAAATATATTGCGAGTATAAACGGAATTAAACGTAAAGAAAAATTTAAAACAGACATTCCGAAATGGACATCAAATAAAATTGATAGAGATGTTTTCATCAAAATGGAAACACCAAAAAGTTCTGTTCGAATTTCCTTTTTAAAAGATCTTGCTTTTTCTCAAAGAAATAGAATTTTGGTTTCGTATTTAAGTGATGTGCTGACTTTACGTTATACTGAAAGTCTTCGCGAAAAAGAAGGCGGAACTTATGGTGCACAAGTAAGAGGAACTATGGATAAACTTCCAATTTCAAAGGGAAATCTTCAGATTAATTTTGATTGCGATGCCGACAAAGTAGAACATTTACTGCCAATTGTGTATCAGGAAATTGATAAAATCAAGAAAGGAGAAATCGCTGCTGAAGACATTGAGAAAACAAGAACAAACTATTTGAAATCGAGAGAAGACAGCAAAAACTTCAACAGTTACAGCATGAACTTGATTTATAACTATTTTGAGAATGCTTACGATATGAATGACCCTAAAAATTATGTTGATATTGTAAAAAGCATCACTGCCAAAGACATTCAGGAATTTGCTAATTCATTTTTGAACAAAGCAGATTCTTATGAAGTAGTTTTTAAACCATTAAAATAA
- a CDS encoding DUF1810 domain-containing protein, producing the protein MIYAKNDLTRFLDAQNKLYLTALSEIKKGKKETHWMWFIFPQIKGLGKSTISDYYAVADLKEATEFLNHPILSKHLIEISKLLLTLNKKSAEGILGDLGAKKLHSSMSLFVQVENAHPVFQQVLDTFFFGHLDQLTLNFTTTNEMFLAEQTNM; encoded by the coding sequence ATGATCTACGCTAAGAATGATTTGACCCGATTTTTAGACGCACAAAACAAATTGTATTTGACTGCTCTTTCTGAAATTAAAAAAGGCAAAAAAGAAACGCATTGGATGTGGTTTATTTTTCCCCAGATTAAAGGTTTAGGAAAAAGCACTATTTCTGATTATTATGCTGTTGCCGATTTAAAAGAAGCCACAGAATTTTTAAATCATCCGATTTTGTCGAAACATTTAATTGAGATTTCGAAGCTTTTACTGACTTTAAACAAAAAATCGGCTGAGGGAATTTTAGGAGATTTAGGCGCCAAAAAATTGCATTCTTCTATGAGCTTATTTGTTCAGGTAGAAAACGCACATCCTGTATTCCAGCAGGTTTTAGATACTTTTTTCTTTGGGCATTTGGATCAGCTGACTTTAAATTTTACTACTACCAACGAAATGTTCCTAGCGGAACAAACAAATATGTAA
- a CDS encoding protein-disulfide reductase DsbD family protein, protein MKKNIFLLGFFLLFSIFVKAQIYNPIKWKTSVEKISDTEYELQAKAIIESGWHLYSQEVADGGPIPTHFNFIKSADFQLTDAVKEEKGKTVNDPVFKMQIKFFEKETTFRQRVKILSSKPFKIKAEVEFMVCNDENCLPPSSDELEFAVSHSAKAKTLIEAAEKEETKTAVIDSSVSEIKEKTEEIVPAEAVKTPQKEIQKREPKTESRSLWTIFLLSFFSGFAALLTPCVFPMIPMTVSFFTKQSKTKSQGIRKAVFYGIAIIAIYIFLGAVVTWVFGADSLNALSTNVWFNLIFFVLLMIFAFSFLGAFEIMLPNAWANKVDSQADRGGIVGILFMALALAIVSFSCTGPIVGTLLVEAASRGGIAPFVGMFGFSLALALPFTLFAAFPGWLNSLPKSGGWLNSVKVFLGFLEMALAFKFLSNADLVLQLHWLERETFLAIWIAIFGTLAFYLFGKIQLPHDSPVSNISVGRLGLGVLVLAFTIYLIPGIWGAPLKMISGFPPPMHYSEIPNGLNNSSSKEITQNLPEGAELGPHNIMAFTDYDLGMKYAKKIGKPVMIDFTGHACVNCRKMEDNVWSDEKVQKILKGDLVLISLYVDDKRELNPHEQITSKLTGKKLKYIGQKWSEFQTLTYKTNAQPFYVLVDHNGETLNETSAYNPDVEEYLNWLKKGVSNFEKS, encoded by the coding sequence ATGAAAAAGAATATTTTTTTACTGGGCTTTTTCCTGCTGTTTTCCATATTCGTAAAGGCTCAGATATACAATCCCATAAAATGGAAAACCAGTGTCGAGAAAATTTCCGATACTGAATACGAATTGCAGGCAAAAGCCATTATAGAATCGGGCTGGCATTTGTACAGTCAGGAAGTTGCAGATGGAGGACCGATTCCAACTCATTTTAATTTTATAAAAAGCGCAGATTTCCAGTTAACGGATGCTGTAAAAGAAGAAAAAGGAAAAACGGTTAACGATCCTGTTTTTAAAATGCAGATTAAGTTTTTTGAAAAGGAAACGACTTTTAGACAACGTGTTAAAATACTTTCGTCCAAACCTTTCAAAATTAAAGCAGAGGTTGAATTTATGGTTTGTAATGATGAAAATTGTTTGCCGCCAAGTTCAGACGAATTGGAGTTTGCCGTTAGCCATTCCGCGAAAGCGAAAACTTTAATAGAAGCTGCTGAAAAGGAAGAAACAAAAACAGCAGTAATAGATTCTTCGGTTAGCGAAATAAAAGAAAAAACAGAAGAAATTGTTCCTGCTGAAGCTGTAAAAACACCTCAAAAAGAAATCCAAAAAAGAGAACCTAAAACCGAATCTAGAAGTTTATGGACGATTTTTCTATTGTCATTTTTCTCTGGATTTGCAGCATTGCTAACGCCTTGTGTTTTTCCGATGATTCCGATGACGGTGAGTTTTTTTACCAAACAAAGTAAAACCAAATCGCAAGGAATTAGAAAAGCCGTTTTTTACGGAATCGCCATTATTGCCATTTATATCTTTTTGGGGGCTGTTGTAACTTGGGTTTTTGGAGCAGATTCGCTTAATGCACTTTCTACAAACGTTTGGTTTAATCTGATCTTCTTTGTGCTTTTAATGATTTTTGCGTTTTCATTTTTAGGCGCATTCGAAATCATGCTCCCAAATGCATGGGCAAACAAAGTCGATTCGCAAGCCGATAGAGGTGGAATTGTCGGAATATTATTTATGGCTTTGGCTCTTGCAATTGTGTCTTTTTCTTGTACGGGACCAATCGTAGGCACTTTATTGGTGGAAGCCGCTTCTCGCGGAGGAATTGCACCTTTTGTCGGAATGTTTGGTTTTTCTCTGGCTTTGGCTTTGCCATTTACTTTATTTGCTGCTTTTCCGGGCTGGCTGAATTCGCTTCCAAAATCGGGAGGTTGGTTAAATTCGGTTAAAGTATTTTTAGGATTTTTAGAAATGGCTCTGGCGTTTAAATTTTTATCCAATGCCGATTTGGTTTTGCAATTGCATTGGCTGGAAAGAGAAACTTTTCTAGCAATTTGGATTGCCATTTTTGGAACGCTAGCTTTTTATTTGTTCGGAAAAATTCAGTTGCCGCATGATAGCCCAGTTTCAAATATAAGCGTTGGAAGATTGGGATTGGGCGTTTTGGTTTTGGCTTTTACCATTTATCTGATTCCAGGTATTTGGGGAGCGCCTCTTAAAATGATTAGCGGTTTTCCGCCACCGATGCATTACAGTGAAATTCCGAATGGATTAAATAATTCCAGTTCAAAAGAAATAACGCAAAATCTTCCAGAAGGAGCAGAGCTTGGACCGCATAATATTATGGCTTTTACCGACTATGATTTAGGTATGAAATATGCCAAAAAAATAGGAAAACCGGTTATGATAGATTTTACAGGTCACGCTTGTGTAAACTGCCGAAAAATGGAGGACAATGTTTGGTCTGACGAAAAGGTTCAGAAAATCTTAAAAGGCGATTTGGTTTTAATTTCACTTTATGTAGATGACAAAAGAGAACTGAATCCGCATGAGCAGATTACTTCAAAACTGACGGGAAAAAAATTAAAATATATTGGACAGAAATGGAGCGAATTCCAAACGCTGACATACAAAACCAATGCACAGCCATTTTATGTTTTGGTAGATCATAATGGAGAAACGCTCAACGAAACTTCGGCTTACAACCCAGATGTCGAAGAATATTTGAATTGGCTGAAAAAAGGCGTTTCTAATTTTGAGAAAAGCTAA
- a CDS encoding TolC family protein: MRNLVKLFSFLFLLSFSTLQSQNFNEEELSFVEFLGYVKKYHPLVKQANLEVTNAQAKLMLARGGFDPKIEVDYNKKEFKGTEYYSVLNSSFKIPTWYGIEVKAGFDDAEGQYLNPQNKTPEAGLTSLGINVALGQGMFINQRMADVREGKLQVKLSDAQRKLRAIEILYQASEAYFEWRKSYNEAELYKNYLGFASTRFEGVKKLIAAGDAPAIDSVEAKITVRNRELNVENGNLKLAKAKLKLANFLWIENVPVELGELVKPEQNLIQTIEETLKTDAMMVDVESLDAHPKIQSLETKMDILEVNRQLKANSLLPKINVGYNYISEPNYWNNFNADDYKFNVDFSFPIFLRKERGSLKMAKLKIQDMQFDIDQQRLELKNKVKAQQTEIASLRKQKVVIDNLVKDYMTMLNSEEKLFSFGESSIFLINSRENNLVSAKLSQISLENQFYLSNAELYKILANPD; this comes from the coding sequence ATGAGAAATCTTGTAAAATTGTTTTCTTTCTTATTTCTATTGAGTTTTTCTACACTGCAGAGCCAGAATTTTAATGAAGAAGAACTCTCTTTTGTGGAGTTTTTGGGATACGTAAAAAAATACCATCCGCTAGTAAAACAAGCCAATCTTGAAGTAACCAATGCGCAGGCAAAATTGATGTTGGCTCGAGGCGGATTTGACCCAAAAATTGAAGTAGATTACAATAAGAAAGAATTTAAAGGCACAGAATATTATTCGGTACTAAACAGCAGTTTCAAAATTCCGACTTGGTATGGAATTGAAGTAAAAGCTGGTTTTGACGATGCGGAAGGACAATATCTTAACCCGCAAAACAAAACGCCAGAAGCAGGTTTAACTTCGCTTGGAATTAATGTTGCTTTGGGGCAAGGAATGTTTATCAATCAGAGAATGGCTGATGTCCGTGAAGGAAAACTTCAGGTAAAACTAAGTGACGCACAGCGAAAACTGAGAGCTATTGAAATCTTATATCAAGCAAGTGAAGCTTATTTTGAGTGGAGAAAAAGCTACAACGAAGCTGAGCTTTATAAAAATTATTTAGGTTTTGCCAGCACTCGTTTTGAAGGCGTTAAAAAGCTGATCGCAGCAGGTGATGCACCGGCAATTGATAGCGTTGAAGCTAAAATTACGGTACGAAACAGAGAACTGAATGTTGAAAACGGAAACCTGAAATTAGCTAAAGCAAAACTGAAACTGGCTAATTTTTTATGGATTGAGAATGTTCCAGTTGAATTGGGCGAGTTGGTGAAACCAGAGCAGAACTTAATTCAAACTATAGAAGAAACGTTGAAGACAGATGCCATGATGGTCGATGTTGAATCATTAGACGCACACCCAAAAATTCAATCTTTAGAAACTAAAATGGATATCTTGGAAGTCAATCGCCAGCTGAAAGCCAATTCGTTACTTCCGAAAATCAATGTGGGTTATAACTACATTTCAGAACCCAATTATTGGAATAATTTTAATGCCGATGATTATAAGTTCAATGTCGATTTCAGCTTTCCTATTTTCTTAAGAAAAGAACGCGGAAGTTTAAAGATGGCAAAACTGAAAATTCAGGACATGCAGTTTGACATAGACCAACAGCGCTTAGAACTTAAAAATAAAGTAAAAGCGCAGCAGACCGAAATTGCATCATTAAGAAAACAGAAAGTCGTAATTGACAATCTCGTAAAAGATTATATGACAATGCTGAACTCAGAAGAAAAATTATTTTCATTCGGAGAAAGTTCGATTTTCTTGATCAATTCAAGAGAAAACAATTTGGTTAGCGCAAAATTGTCGCAAATAAGTTTAGAGAATCAGTTTTATCTGTCGAATGCCGAATTGTACAAGATATTGGCAAATCCAGATTAA